A single genomic interval of Candidatus Thermokryptus mobilis harbors:
- a CDS encoding carbon monoxide dehydrogenase has translation MNAMHRTSMGNDADPINILLADLQMGLIDGYMGLTMATELSDVLFGTPKPIRSFANLATIKPEYVNIAVHGHNPLLSEKIVEWADKLNEKAKSLGAKGINIVGICCTGNEVLMRHGIPLAGNEFQAELAIVTGALDAMVVDYQCIWPILADVASCYHTKLITTMPFVKIPGAMHLEYSPEKADEVAKQVIETALEAYTRRDPSRVYIPDGAEEIIAGFSVEALLEVLKKINSDDPLKPLIDNIVNGNIFGVVAIVGCPNPKTRRLAFTERMIKGLLKNNVLVIVTGCIAHIAGQAGFLNPNKVDSFEVGNGLKQVLKALGNVAGLNSLPVAIHMGSCVDNSRIGVLLKALSERLGLKVSDLPVVASAPELISEKAISIGTWALALGVTVHVCPPPRVLGGPKVREVLTKELKSITGGEAYVECDPELAVKGILDRIRQKRIALNLPVPEAVVI, from the coding sequence TTATGAACGCAATGCATAGAACAAGCATGGGGAATGACGCCGATCCAATTAACATTTTGCTTGCTGACCTTCAAATGGGGTTGATTGACGGCTATATGGGTTTGACTATGGCAACGGAACTTTCGGATGTTTTGTTTGGAACTCCTAAGCCAATCCGTAGTTTTGCAAACCTTGCAACGATTAAACCTGAATATGTCAACATAGCTGTTCACGGTCATAATCCGCTTTTGTCTGAAAAAATTGTTGAATGGGCTGACAAATTAAACGAGAAAGCGAAATCCTTGGGTGCAAAAGGTATAAACATAGTTGGAATTTGTTGCACTGGGAATGAGGTTTTGATGAGACATGGGATTCCACTGGCTGGGAATGAGTTTCAGGCAGAGCTTGCGATCGTGACAGGAGCTCTTGATGCAATGGTTGTTGATTACCAATGTATTTGGCCAATTCTTGCTGATGTCGCCTCTTGTTATCATACCAAGCTTATTACAACGATGCCTTTTGTAAAGATTCCCGGAGCGATGCATTTAGAGTATTCGCCTGAAAAAGCCGATGAGGTTGCAAAACAAGTGATTGAAACCGCTCTTGAAGCTTATACACGCAGAGACCCAAGCAGGGTTTATATTCCTGACGGAGCTGAAGAAATAATTGCTGGATTTTCAGTTGAAGCTTTGCTTGAGGTTCTAAAGAAAATCAATTCCGATGACCCACTCAAACCGCTGATTGATAACATAGTGAATGGAAATATTTTCGGAGTGGTTGCAATCGTTGGCTGTCCAAATCCAAAGACGAGACGACTTGCTTTTACGGAGAGAATGATTAAGGGATTGCTCAAAAATAATGTCCTTGTCATCGTTACTGGGTGCATCGCTCATATAGCTGGACAAGCTGGTTTCTTGAACCCGAACAAAGTTGATTCATTTGAAGTTGGGAACGGCTTAAAACAGGTTTTGAAAGCGCTTGGTAATGTTGCTGGTTTAAATAGTTTGCCAGTTGCAATTCATATGGGCTCGTGTGTTGATAATTCAAGGATCGGTGTTTTGCTAAAAGCTTTATCTGAGCGACTTGGGTTGAAGGTTTCGGATCTGCCAGTTGTAGCTTCGGCGCCAGAGTTAATTTCTGAAAAAGCGATCTCAATTGGAACTTGGGCACTTGCTCTTGGTGTCACAGTTCATGTTTGCCCACCGCCGAGAGTCCTTGGAGGTCCAAAAGTAAGAGAGGTTCTTACAAAAGAATTGAAATCAATTACGGGTGGAGAAGCATACGTTGAATGTGACCCAGAATTAGCAGTGAAAGGAATACTTGACAGAATCCGTCAAAAGAGAATTGCTTTGAATTTGCCAGTTCCTGAGGCGGTTGTGATTTGA
- a CDS encoding 4Fe-4S dicluster domain-containing protein, translating to MKKVFIEASKCTGCKSCEIACAVEHSMSKDIYKAIFEVPSPPRFNSVLKFDGFIASLRCAHCEDAPCVAICPTSAIYRDPETDLVVYNETKCIGCWQCAMACPFGAIYPDLERKVSRKCDGCNERVKSGRIPACVEACPTNALIYADVATIEEYKREKTISSLSRTTKTYVEVI from the coding sequence ATGAAAAAGGTTTTCATTGAAGCATCAAAGTGCACGGGTTGTAAAAGTTGTGAGATAGCTTGTGCTGTTGAACATTCAATGTCAAAAGATATTTACAAGGCAATTTTTGAGGTGCCAAGTCCGCCAAGATTTAACAGTGTTCTTAAATTTGACGGGTTTATCGCCTCTTTGAGATGTGCGCATTGTGAGGATGCCCCATGCGTTGCTATTTGTCCAACATCTGCAATTTATCGTGACCCTGAGACAGACCTTGTTGTTTATAACGAGACGAAATGTATAGGTTGCTGGCAATGTGCCATGGCTTGTCCGTTTGGAGCAATATACCCCGACCTTGAGAGGAAAGTTTCAAGAAAATGTGATGGTTGCAATGAGAGAGTTAAATCGGGAAGGATACCAGCTTGCGTTGAAGCTTGTCCGACAAACGCTTTAATCTATGCAGATGTGGCGACAATTGAAGAGTATAAGAGGGAAAAAACAATCTCTTCTCTTTCAAGAACAACAAAAACATATGTGGAGGTAATCTAA
- a CDS encoding DUF3467 domain-containing protein, whose amino-acid sequence MTEQPIPQQINIELGEKEAEGIYSNLAIITHSPAEFVIDFTRILPGVPKAKVFARIIMTPQHAKLLLKALEDNIRKYESTFGEIKIFGDTEQKTLGFKP is encoded by the coding sequence ATGACCGAGCAACCGATCCCTCAACAAATTAACATTGAACTTGGCGAAAAGGAAGCAGAGGGAATTTATTCAAACCTTGCGATCATAACACACTCACCCGCTGAGTTCGTGATTGATTTTACAAGGATTCTCCCCGGGGTTCCAAAGGCGAAGGTCTTTGCAAGGATAATAATGACCCCACAACATGCAAAACTTTTATTAAAAGCGCTTGAAGACAACATAAGAAAATACGAATCCACCTTCGGCGAAATCAAAATCTTTGGCGACACCGAACAAAAAACCCTTGGATTTAAACCTTAA
- a CDS encoding glycoside hydrolase family 57 protein, with product MFGYFTLVLHTHLPYVVGHGRWPHGMDWLNEAVSECYIPLLNVFNELRNEGVNFKVTINISPILAEQLASREFSDEFLQYLDMRIKLAEEDEIEFKRTGRKNLAEVAKFWKEFYLGIKRSFIDAYHTDLLSAFRSLQDSGHIEIITCAATHAYLPLLALDTSVQAQIKLAVKTHEKYFGRKPEGIWLPECAYRPGYKWRIPVELEQNLTPVEYERKGVEEFLSENDLKFFFIDTATLRGGKTIGVYIERFEGLRKLWEQFESQVKYRPEEEKSPYEIYLVGSGKPEKRPVAVLTRDPKTGLQVWSGEWGYPGDAWYLDFHKKKFPSGLRYWRVTNPKADLADKLEYELEKVEERLEENSSHFVDLITATLKEHYDKTGKPGVLTAPYDTELFGHWWFEGPRFLKKVFQKLNNSEFVKPATASEAIEKSNPTTVVSLPEGSWGEGGYHYIWLNKDTEWTWRHIYPNEFKMREFAKKFHNSNDEKLIFMLKQLARELVLLQSSDWQFLISTISARDYAEMRVLLHHENFTRIAEIIERYTRTGELKFEDWNFVVECAQRDKVFDEIDPKWWAEVEFP from the coding sequence ATGTTCGGATATTTCACCCTTGTCCTTCACACACACCTTCCCTATGTGGTCGGTCATGGCAGATGGCCACATGGGATGGACTGGCTAAACGAAGCCGTGAGTGAATGTTATATACCTCTTTTGAATGTTTTTAACGAATTAAGAAATGAAGGCGTAAACTTCAAAGTCACAATTAACATTTCCCCAATCCTTGCAGAGCAACTTGCAAGCAGGGAGTTTTCTGATGAATTTCTGCAATATCTTGACATGAGAATAAAACTTGCCGAGGAAGATGAAATTGAATTCAAGCGAACGGGAAGAAAAAACCTCGCCGAAGTAGCGAAGTTTTGGAAAGAGTTTTATTTGGGGATTAAAAGAAGTTTTATTGATGCATACCACACAGATTTGCTTTCTGCTTTTCGTTCGCTTCAAGACTCAGGGCATATTGAGATAATTACCTGTGCAGCTACGCACGCATATTTACCTTTGCTTGCGCTTGACACAAGCGTTCAAGCCCAGATCAAACTTGCCGTTAAAACACACGAAAAGTATTTCGGCAGAAAACCAGAGGGGATATGGTTGCCTGAGTGTGCTTATAGACCAGGTTATAAATGGAGAATCCCCGTTGAACTTGAACAAAATTTGACGCCAGTTGAGTATGAAAGAAAAGGGGTTGAAGAATTTCTTTCTGAAAACGATCTTAAATTTTTCTTCATTGACACGGCAACACTTCGTGGTGGGAAAACAATCGGGGTTTATATTGAAAGATTTGAAGGATTGAGAAAGCTATGGGAGCAATTTGAATCGCAAGTTAAATACAGACCTGAGGAGGAAAAATCGCCTTACGAGATTTATCTTGTTGGCTCTGGCAAACCAGAGAAAAGACCGGTTGCGGTTTTGACTCGTGACCCCAAAACCGGGCTTCAGGTTTGGAGCGGTGAATGGGGTTATCCAGGCGATGCTTGGTATCTTGATTTCCACAAGAAAAAATTCCCAAGCGGTTTAAGATATTGGCGCGTTACGAACCCAAAGGCAGACCTTGCGGATAAACTTGAATATGAACTTGAAAAGGTTGAAGAACGGCTTGAAGAGAATTCATCCCATTTTGTTGATCTGATAACAGCAACATTGAAGGAACATTACGATAAAACTGGCAAGCCAGGGGTTTTGACCGCACCTTACGATACAGAGCTTTTCGGTCATTGGTGGTTTGAAGGACCAAGGTTTTTAAAAAAGGTTTTCCAAAAGCTTAACAATTCCGAATTCGTAAAGCCAGCCACAGCTTCAGAAGCAATTGAAAAATCTAATCCGACAACCGTCGTCTCGCTCCCCGAGGGTTCTTGGGGAGAGGGTGGTTACCATTACATCTGGCTCAACAAAGACACGGAATGGACCTGGAGACATATCTATCCGAATGAATTTAAGATGAGAGAGTTTGCAAAAAAGTTTCACAACTCTAACGATGAAAAGTTAATATTTATGTTAAAGCAACTCGCCAGAGAGCTGGTGCTTTTGCAGTCGTCCGACTGGCAGTTCTTGATATCAACGATTTCAGCTCGCGATTACGCCGAGATGAGAGTTTTACTTCACCATGAAAACTTCACAAGAATAGCTGAAATAATTGAAAGGTATACCAGAACCGGGGAGTTAAAATTTGAGGATTGGAACTTTGTCGTTGAATGTGCACAAAGGGACAAAGTTTTTGACGAGATTGACCCGAAATGGTGGGCTGAGGTTGAATTTCCGTAA
- a CDS encoding DUF3109 family protein codes for MTRSAIVIDGIFVDPEIASAYFKCDLEKCKGACCFMEADYGAPLLEEEIEQINNALQIVKKYLPEKNVKFIEENGFYERTETGLSTKCIDRRECVFVYWEDGIAKCSFEKAFLNGEISFRKPISCHLFPLRNYSLRGALVGGDILKYVKIPECKPGVKKGKKDGVKLYDFLKPAIIRYFGSGWYDKMLEALNTINNREVR; via the coding sequence ATGACTCGCTCAGCGATAGTTATAGATGGGATTTTTGTTGACCCAGAGATTGCAAGTGCTTATTTCAAATGCGATCTTGAAAAATGCAAGGGGGCGTGTTGCTTTATGGAGGCGGATTACGGAGCACCGCTTCTTGAGGAAGAAATTGAGCAAATAAACAACGCCCTGCAAATTGTAAAAAAGTATCTGCCCGAAAAAAATGTGAAATTCATTGAAGAAAATGGATTCTACGAGAGAACTGAAACAGGGCTCTCAACAAAATGTATTGACCGCAGGGAGTGCGTCTTCGTTTACTGGGAAGATGGCATAGCTAAATGTTCATTTGAAAAGGCATTCTTAAACGGTGAAATATCCTTCAGGAAACCAATTTCCTGCCATCTTTTCCCGCTGAGAAATTACAGTTTAAGGGGCGCCCTCGTTGGAGGCGACATCTTAAAGTATGTGAAAATCCCGGAGTGCAAGCCAGGCGTAAAGAAAGGAAAGAAAGATGGAGTTAAACTTTATGACTTCCTAAAGCCAGCAATTATAAGATACTTCGGGTCAGGGTGGTACGATAAAATGCTTGAAGCACTAAACACGATAAACAACCGGGAGGTGAGATAA
- the rpoN gene encoding RNA polymerase factor sigma-54, with translation MLKIGQHQTIQQKLTPQQIQYLKLLQIPVIQLEQKIKEELEQNPFLEEGLEASPEEVIELELGENQEVGQAVKQELVEEYEETTQEILPKPDDEYTFEDFVKALEDEDSTSFNKNLNEENEEEIPWQPPAMESLEDKLLQQLAPIVNEKEYRIAEEILGNINDDGYLTRSVEEIAEDLRLGEKMEVMPEEVENVLKKIQRLDPPGIGARDLKECLLAQLEVGDFPEDKKTLAIRILNEAYDDFMKKKYDELMKRFNISEQKLGSVLQIIQRLNPKPGEGRAVIQEYIVPDFIVERVGDDFVITLNEKNVPMIRLNRTYYNLLKRQKKLPAEIKDEIKKQFARAKWFIASIYQRRETLLKIMRAIVELQREFFETGENLRPMIYKDVAEKAGVDISTVSRAVNQKYVQMDFGIYRLRDFFSEKVNTSNGTEVSIKELKEKIKQIIEQEDPRKPLTDDQIAEILRSQGFNIARRTVAKYRDQLGIPTARLRRRIE, from the coding sequence ATGTTAAAAATCGGACAACATCAAACAATACAACAGAAACTAACGCCACAACAAATTCAATACCTTAAGCTCCTTCAAATCCCTGTAATACAACTTGAGCAAAAAATCAAAGAAGAGCTTGAGCAAAACCCATTCCTTGAAGAAGGTCTTGAAGCATCTCCAGAAGAGGTAATTGAACTTGAACTTGGTGAAAATCAAGAAGTTGGACAAGCAGTTAAGCAAGAGTTAGTTGAGGAATATGAAGAAACGACACAAGAAATTCTTCCAAAGCCAGATGATGAATACACATTTGAGGATTTTGTCAAGGCACTTGAGGATGAAGATTCCACCTCATTTAATAAGAACTTAAACGAGGAGAACGAGGAGGAAATACCTTGGCAACCACCAGCGATGGAGTCCTTGGAAGATAAACTTCTTCAACAGCTTGCTCCGATAGTAAACGAGAAGGAATACAGAATAGCTGAGGAAATTTTAGGAAACATAAACGATGATGGTTACTTGACAAGAAGCGTTGAGGAAATAGCAGAGGATTTGCGCCTTGGGGAGAAAATGGAAGTAATGCCCGAGGAGGTTGAAAATGTATTAAAAAAAATTCAACGCCTTGACCCACCTGGAATTGGAGCAAGGGATTTAAAAGAATGCCTTTTGGCTCAACTTGAAGTTGGTGACTTCCCCGAGGATAAAAAAACACTCGCCATTCGCATATTGAATGAAGCATATGACGATTTTATGAAGAAGAAATACGATGAGTTGATGAAAAGGTTTAACATAAGCGAACAAAAGTTGGGCAGTGTCTTGCAGATAATTCAGCGTTTGAATCCAAAACCTGGGGAAGGTAGAGCGGTAATTCAAGAATACATCGTCCCGGACTTTATAGTTGAAAGAGTTGGTGACGATTTCGTCATAACTTTGAACGAGAAAAATGTCCCTATGATTCGGCTTAATAGAACATATTACAATCTCCTAAAAAGGCAGAAAAAACTTCCTGCTGAGATAAAAGATGAGATAAAAAAACAATTTGCAAGGGCGAAATGGTTTATCGCTTCAATTTATCAACGCAGGGAAACGCTTTTGAAAATAATGCGCGCTATAGTTGAATTGCAGAGGGAATTTTTTGAGACGGGAGAAAATTTAAGACCGATGATTTATAAAGATGTCGCAGAGAAAGCCGGGGTTGACATATCAACGGTCAGCAGAGCGGTAAATCAAAAATATGTCCAGATGGATTTTGGAATTTACAGGTTGCGAGACTTTTTCAGCGAGAAAGTTAACACATCAAACGGAACAGAGGTTTCAATTAAGGAATTGAAGGAAAAAATCAAACAGATAATTGAGCAGGAAGACCCGAGAAAACCTTTAACGGACGACCAGATAGCTGAAATTCTGCGTTCACAGGGGTTTAACATCGCAAGAAGAACTGTGGCAAAGTACAGGGACCAGCTTGGTATTCCAACAGCGAGATTAAGAAGGCGAATTGAATAA
- the hslV gene encoding ATP-dependent protease subunit HslV, with product MEKILRATTILGLIHNGQAVMGGDGQVTLSDTIMKHGAKKVRKIYNNKILVGFAGASADALALMERFEAKLEQYKGNLLRAATELAKDWRMDKYLRRLEALLAVMDKENALIISGTGDVIEPDDKIVAIGSGGSYALAAARVLVKHSNLSAREIVEESLKVAADICIYTNHNIIIEEL from the coding sequence GTGGAAAAAATTTTGAGAGCGACAACTATACTTGGCTTAATACATAATGGTCAAGCGGTGATGGGAGGAGATGGGCAAGTTACGCTTTCGGACACTATAATGAAACACGGGGCTAAAAAAGTCCGAAAAATTTATAACAATAAAATACTTGTCGGGTTTGCCGGTGCATCCGCGGATGCACTTGCGCTTATGGAAAGATTTGAAGCAAAACTTGAACAATACAAAGGGAATCTCTTACGTGCAGCAACAGAACTCGCAAAGGACTGGCGAATGGATAAATATCTGAGAAGGCTTGAAGCGTTGCTTGCGGTTATGGACAAGGAAAATGCATTGATAATTTCTGGGACAGGTGATGTGATAGAGCCAGATGATAAAATCGTTGCAATTGGCTCTGGCGGAAGCTATGCACTTGCAGCAGCAAGGGTCCTTGTGAAACATTCCAATTTATCTGCTCGCGAAATCGTTGAGGAATCATTGAAAGTAGCAGCCGATATATGCATTTACACAAATCATAACATCATCATAGAAGAGCTTTGA